From one Streptomyces sp. NBC_01478 genomic stretch:
- a CDS encoding NAD(P)H-dependent amine dehydrogenase family protein, translating into MTEPPRHGVQRYRVVQWATGNIGARTMRAVLEHPNLTLAGVYVHTPAKSGLDAGELSGGGFGTTGVVATHDIDEILALGADCALYTPRSCDFDEVCALLSSGVNVVSTRGEFHHAPSLDPVTRKRIEDACERGGTSVHSTGSSPGFITEALPLALTSIQRRLDALTIDEFADLSQRDSPGLLFEVMGFGRPPAEFGEQRLAGLRDSFGPSLRLLAEALSTPLDSVEAVGEVATARHTTRIAAGTLPAGTVAAQRITVSGLRKGQPLLRFRANWYCTTDLDPDWDLRATGWHVAVEGDAPLDIDLRFPVPLDLMASMSPSYTANRAVNAVPFVCAAAPGIRSTADLPQIVADLG; encoded by the coding sequence ATGACCGAGCCGCCACGGCATGGAGTGCAGCGCTACCGGGTCGTGCAGTGGGCCACCGGGAACATCGGCGCCCGCACGATGCGTGCCGTACTGGAGCATCCGAATCTGACCTTGGCCGGCGTATATGTCCATACGCCGGCCAAGTCGGGCCTGGACGCGGGTGAGTTGAGCGGGGGCGGCTTCGGTACGACCGGGGTCGTCGCCACGCACGACATCGACGAGATCCTGGCACTCGGTGCCGACTGCGCCCTCTACACCCCGCGGAGCTGCGACTTCGACGAGGTGTGCGCGCTGCTCTCGTCAGGCGTGAACGTCGTGTCGACGCGCGGGGAGTTCCATCACGCGCCCAGCCTGGACCCGGTCACGCGGAAGCGGATCGAGGACGCGTGCGAGCGGGGCGGCACCTCGGTCCACAGCACGGGCAGCAGTCCCGGGTTCATCACAGAGGCGCTGCCGTTGGCGCTCACCTCGATCCAGCGGCGGCTCGACGCGCTGACGATCGACGAGTTCGCGGATCTCTCCCAACGGGACTCCCCCGGGCTGCTGTTCGAGGTGATGGGCTTCGGTCGACCCCCTGCCGAATTCGGCGAACAGCGCCTGGCCGGGTTGCGCGACAGCTTCGGCCCCTCGTTGCGGCTGCTCGCCGAGGCACTGTCGACACCGCTCGACTCGGTGGAGGCGGTCGGCGAGGTCGCAACTGCCCGCCACACCACGCGGATCGCCGCGGGAACACTGCCCGCAGGCACGGTGGCAGCGCAGCGGATCACCGTGTCCGGACTGCGCAAGGGACAGCCCCTGCTGCGGTTCCGCGCCAACTGGTACTGCACCACCGACCTCGACCCCGACTGGGATCTCCGCGCTACCGGCTGGCATGTCGCGGTCGAGGGGGACGCACCGCTCGACATCGACCTGCGGTTCCCCGTGCCCCTCGACCTGATGGCCTCGATGTCCCCGTCCTACACCGCGAACCGTGCGGTGAACGCCGTGCCGTTCGTCTGCGCGGCAGCCCCCGGGATCCGCTCCACGGCCGACCTCCCGCAGATCGTCGCCGACCTCGGGTGA